A genomic stretch from Rhodobacterales bacterium HKCCA1288 includes:
- the fsa gene encoding fructose-6-phosphate aldolase, translating into MKFFVDTAVVDEIRELHDYGLLDGVTTNPSLIAKSGRDFKEVIAEICALVDGPVSAEVAATDFAGMVAEGEHLAKIADNVVIKLPLTLDGLKACRHFTNKGIKTNVTLCFSANQALLAAKAGATYISPFIGRLDDLNLDGMELIAEIREIYDNYGFETEILAASIRTANHVKDAAMVGADVATIPPAVIKGLAKHVLTDKGLEQFTKDWAATGQTIL; encoded by the coding sequence ATGAAATTCTTTGTCGATACTGCCGTGGTCGATGAAATCCGTGAATTGCACGATTATGGTCTGTTGGACGGGGTCACCACGAACCCCTCGCTGATCGCAAAATCAGGCCGCGATTTCAAAGAGGTCATCGCTGAAATTTGCGCGCTGGTCGATGGGCCCGTATCCGCCGAAGTCGCCGCAACCGATTTTGCGGGCATGGTGGCCGAGGGCGAGCATTTGGCAAAAATCGCCGATAATGTCGTGATCAAGCTGCCTTTGACCTTGGATGGCCTAAAGGCCTGCCGCCATTTCACCAATAAGGGCATTAAGACCAATGTGACCTTGTGCTTCTCGGCCAATCAGGCGCTTTTGGCGGCCAAGGCAGGTGCAACCTATATCAGCCCCTTCATCGGGCGCTTGGATGACCTCAACCTTGATGGCATGGAATTGATCGCAGAAATCCGCGAGATTTACGACAATTATGGATTTGAGACTGAAATTCTGGCGGCGTCCATTCGGACGGCAAACCATGTGAAAGATGCCGCGATGGTTGGTGCAGATGTGGCGACCATTCCACCCGCAGTGATCAAGGGTCTGGCCAAGCACGTCTTGACCGATAAGGGCCTTGAGCAATTCACAAAAGATTGGGCTGCAACGGGCCAAACCATTCTTTAA
- a CDS encoding TIM barrel protein has product MPLTLSLNTNPLVNRFAEMDDLIFTVARDIKIRDLQLTHEFINPAWPAHVTARLTRQMRRALQQTGVRVTSGMTGPYGRLNHFGHPDADVRRYYLDWFKHFAAITADLGGRALGTQFAIFTYRDFDDPARRAALIEIALDHWAELAEYAKPLGIEHIFWEPMSVGREFGDTIENAMALQDQIAARKMAVPMFMMADIDHGDVTSPNPDDFDPYSWARAVPPVSPIIHIKQSLMDKGGHRPFTAKHNAVGRIQPAPLLAAFAEGGAVDNEICLELSFKEREPDDRAVVADIAESVAFWAPHIDTGASDLRV; this is encoded by the coding sequence ATGCCACTGACCTTGTCATTGAACACCAATCCTTTGGTCAATCGCTTTGCCGAAATGGATGATCTGATCTTCACAGTCGCGCGCGATATCAAAATCCGCGACCTGCAATTGACGCATGAATTCATCAACCCTGCATGGCCTGCCCATGTGACCGCGCGGCTTACGCGCCAGATGCGGCGGGCTTTGCAGCAAACGGGTGTTCGGGTGACCTCGGGCATGACGGGGCCTTATGGGCGGCTCAACCATTTCGGCCATCCCGATGCGGATGTGCGGCGATACTATCTTGATTGGTTCAAACATTTTGCCGCGATCACTGCCGATTTGGGCGGGCGGGCCTTGGGCACGCAATTTGCCATTTTCACCTATCGCGATTTTGATGACCCTGCACGCCGCGCCGCGTTGATTGAGATTGCGCTCGACCATTGGGCGGAATTGGCTGAATATGCCAAGCCCCTTGGGATTGAGCATATTTTTTGGGAACCGATGAGCGTGGGTCGCGAATTTGGCGACACGATCGAGAACGCGATGGCGCTGCAAGATCAGATTGCCGCGCGCAAGATGGCCGTGCCTATGTTCATGATGGCAGATATTGATCACGGGGATGTCACATCGCCAAATCCCGATGATTTTGACCCTTATTCTTGGGCGCGTGCCGTGCCGCCTGTCTCGCCCATCATCCATATCAAGCAATCCTTGATGGATAAGGGGGGGCATCGTCCCTTTACCGCCAAACATAATGCGGTCGGGCGGATACAGCCCGCACCGCTTTTGGCGGCTTTTGCAGAAGGCGGGGCGGTGGATAACGAGATTTGCCTTGAGTTAAGTTTCAAAGAGCGTGAACCAGATGATCGGGCCGTGGTGGCCGATATCGCTGAAAGCGTGGCTTTCTGGGCGCCCCATATCGACACAGGCGCGTCTGATCTGCGGGTATGA
- a CDS encoding DeoR/GlpR transcriptional regulator, protein MKLETRREQILAWLAEAGFVGLDDLAARFAVSKMTIHRDLDDLEAAGLLRKLRGGASIEASAQFEADYRYRALRHVEAKRQIARAAADRVETGMRVMLNDGSTAALLAEEIALRGLGVTIITNNHAAIHVLQEAASVTLITLGGRYSRKFHCATGPMVQAEIAMMRADLAFISSPAIDARACYHMDEGVRAIKAAMIAAAARPILMAEGAKFGRDALYHLADLDAFSALVTYDLPQAHRAVWADLNLPFIDAKEI, encoded by the coding sequence ATGAAACTTGAGACGCGGCGCGAGCAGATATTGGCATGGCTGGCCGAAGCGGGATTCGTAGGGCTGGATGATCTGGCTGCGCGGTTTGCCGTGTCAAAGATGACGATCCACCGCGATTTAGATGATCTTGAGGCAGCGGGGCTTTTGCGCAAGTTGCGTGGTGGGGCCTCGATAGAGGCGAGCGCGCAGTTTGAGGCAGATTATCGCTATCGCGCCCTGCGCCATGTCGAGGCCAAGCGCCAAATCGCCCGCGCTGCGGCTGATCGGGTCGAGACGGGCATGCGTGTGATGCTGAATGATGGCAGCACCGCCGCGCTTTTGGCCGAAGAGATTGCCCTGCGCGGTCTTGGCGTGACCATTATCACCAATAACCATGCCGCCATCCATGTGCTGCAAGAGGCTGCAAGCGTGACCCTCATCACCCTTGGTGGCCGCTATAGTCGCAAATTTCACTGTGCCACGGGGCCCATGGTGCAAGCCGAAATTGCAATGATGCGGGCTGATCTGGCCTTTATCTCAAGCCCCGCAATTGATGCGCGGGCCTGCTATCACATGGATGAGGGCGTGCGCGCGATAAAGGCTGCGATGATTGCGGCCGCCGCGCGCCCCATTTTGATGGCAGAAGGTGCGAAATTTGGGCGCGATGCGTTGTATCACCTTGCCGATCTAGACGCGTTTTCAGCACTCGTGACTTATGATTTGCCACAGGCCCATAGGGCTGTTTGGGCAGACCTAAACCTGCCTTTCATTGATGCAAAGGAAATATGA
- a CDS encoding FGGY-family carbohydrate kinase — translation MPDLYLGLDIGTSGARALVMSDRGTVVASAKSAMSDHGANHRDPMVWWAAAQTALQRALADCPVKNIRAVAVDGTSGTMLACDRALTPLGDGVMYNDPSSDQGLIARIAAASPPQTAARGATSALARAVALYHAHQGVTGLHILHQADWIAAKLTGIVASDANNALKTGYDPVAGSWPDWVAGFLPLDLLPNIHDAGTDLGAIGANDFGLSPDTRLVAGTTDGCASYLATGADQAGDGVSVLGTTLTLKILSDQPIFAPEFGIYSHKVLGLWLAGGASNTGGAVILQEFPDQDIAQLSQQIDPAAPTGLDYYPLTQKGERFPINDPELPPRLGPRPAQDWRHLQAIFEGIAAIECRAYRRLAELGAPALSTIRSLGGGAQDRAFTAIRLNRLGVQPRKPLSGEAAMGAAILAQKGMRG, via the coding sequence ATGCCTGATCTTTACCTTGGCCTTGATATCGGCACATCGGGCGCGCGGGCGCTTGTGATGTCCGATAGAGGCACGGTTGTGGCCAGTGCAAAATCCGCCATGTCGGATCATGGGGCCAATCATCGTGACCCGATGGTGTGGTGGGCTGCGGCGCAAACGGCCTTGCAGCGGGCCTTGGCGGACTGCCCTGTGAAAAATATCCGCGCTGTGGCTGTGGATGGCACATCTGGCACAATGCTGGCCTGTGACCGCGCGCTGACGCCTCTGGGGGATGGGGTCATGTATAATGACCCTAGTAGCGATCAAGGTTTGATCGCGCGTATTGCGGCCGCTTCGCCCCCCCAAACCGCGGCGCGGGGCGCAACCAGTGCCTTGGCCCGCGCCGTTGCCTTGTATCATGCGCATCAGGGTGTGACGGGTTTGCACATCCTGCATCAGGCCGATTGGATCGCGGCAAAGCTGACGGGCATTGTCGCCAGTGACGCAAATAACGCCCTGAAAACGGGCTATGATCCTGTGGCGGGCAGTTGGCCTGATTGGGTGGCAGGGTTTTTGCCCCTCGATCTTTTGCCCAACATCCATGATGCAGGCACAGATTTGGGGGCCATTGGCGCGAATGATTTCGGTCTTTCGCCCGACACCCGACTGGTTGCAGGCACGACAGATGGCTGCGCCTCTTATTTGGCAACGGGGGCCGATCAAGCGGGGGATGGGGTCAGTGTTCTTGGCACGACCCTGACCCTTAAAATCCTGTCAGATCAGCCCATTTTTGCGCCTGAATTCGGGATATATAGCCATAAGGTTTTGGGTCTTTGGCTGGCTGGGGGGGCATCGAACACGGGCGGGGCGGTGATTTTGCAAGAATTCCCCGACCAAGATATTGCACAGCTCTCGCAGCAGATTGACCCTGCCGCACCAACAGGTCTGGACTATTACCCCCTGACCCAAAAGGGCGAGCGGTTCCCAATCAATGATCCAGAGCTGCCCCCACGCCTTGGCCCGCGCCCCGCGCAGGATTGGCGGCACCTTCAGGCGATATTCGAAGGGATTGCGGCGATTGAATGCCGTGCCTATCGCCGCTTGGCCGAATTGGGTGCGCCTGCCTTAAGCACCATTCGATCTTTGGGGGGCGGGGCGCAGGATCGGGCCTTTACGGCCATCCGCCTGAATAGATTGGGGGTTCAGCCCCGCAAGCCCCTCTCGGGCGAAGCTGCGATGGGCGCGGCGATTTTAGCGCAAAAGGGGATGCGCGGATGA
- a CDS encoding TIGR01459 family HAD-type hydrolase yields the protein MRATLTTLRDLADQYDAFLIDQFGVLLDGAGAYENAPRTLSELAKTGKPIVILSNSGKRAAPNEARLTRLGFARGDYQTVLSSGEAAYRLLSEMGDDRRGGATPVWLHARDGDQSAIEGLNLRSVASASEADLLILAGSQGDQRALEWYRAELTPAAQRAVPCYCTNPDLEMLTPQGKAFGAGRIAALYEELGGRVTYIGKPYPQIYQIAGQILGQIAPRGVLCIGDSPAHDVLGGAGAGFSTALVRDTGLHAGADFAHLQEICEGLGARLDHVIPAFDWES from the coding sequence ATGAGGGCCACGCTCACCACATTGCGCGATCTGGCCGATCAATATGATGCCTTTTTGATTGATCAATTTGGCGTTCTTTTGGATGGCGCTGGCGCTTATGAAAATGCCCCTCGGACCCTGTCGGAATTGGCCAAAACGGGCAAGCCCATTGTGATTTTGTCCAATTCTGGCAAACGCGCGGCCCCCAATGAGGCGCGCCTGACGCGTTTGGGCTTCGCGCGGGGGGATTATCAAACCGTGCTCTCCTCGGGCGAGGCGGCCTATCGCCTACTGTCAGAGATGGGCGATGATCGGCGGGGTGGGGCCACGCCCGTGTGGTTGCATGCCCGTGACGGCGATCAAAGCGCGATTGAGGGGCTCAATCTGCGCTCTGTCGCTTCCGCCTCTGAGGCTGATCTCTTGATCCTTGCGGGCAGCCAAGGGGATCAGCGGGCCCTTGAGTGGTATCGTGCCGAACTTACACCTGCGGCGCAGCGCGCTGTGCCCTGTTATTGCACCAATCCCGACCTCGAAATGTTGACCCCGCAAGGCAAGGCCTTTGGGGCTGGGCGGATTGCGGCGCTATACGAAGAATTGGGCGGACGCGTCACCTATATCGGCAAACCCTATCCTCAGATTTACCAAATCGCGGGGCAAATTTTGGGCCAGATCGCGCCGCGTGGGGTCTTGTGTATCGGCGACAGCCCCGCGCATGATGTTTTGGGTGGGGCGGGCGCAGGGTTTTCAACCGCGCTTGTCCGCGATACGGGGCTTCATGCGGGGGCCGATTTTGCCCATCTGCAAGAGATTTGTGAGGGTCTGGGCGCGCGGCTTGACCATGTGATACCCGCCTTCGACTGGGAGAGTTGA
- a CDS encoding class II aldolase, with product MSAPARPADLAALAEYSAKIGADPLLIQAAGGNSSVKSGDVMWIKASGTVLADAMRRDIFVPCDLPKMRAALAAQSAIADQPQEFLLQEGGLRPSIETSLHAVFPQPVVVHVHCVHTLCMAIQADPLAAIGTALDHFSWGYVPYAKPGANLAAQVAGLVGSGEVDVIVLGNHGLIVAAETVGEVASLLAAVHEALRPKQAPLTGPTEMPDLPKGWQPAPDSLIRLGKSAELTAMASAGSLYPDHVIFCGVAIRAVPSVADLPDPTDPDTPPAILIQGQGAALRADASAGARALAQCLGDVLGRTAPDARLHYLSAAQNMELLDWDAEKYRQALNA from the coding sequence ATGAGCGCGCCTGCGCGCCCCGCTGATCTGGCGGCTTTGGCGGAATATTCTGCCAAAATCGGGGCCGATCCTTTGCTGATACAGGCTGCGGGTGGCAATAGTTCTGTCAAATCAGGCGATGTCATGTGGATCAAGGCCTCGGGCACGGTTTTGGCGGACGCGATGCGGCGCGATATTTTCGTGCCCTGTGATCTACCCAAGATGCGGGCCGCCCTTGCCGCGCAAAGCGCGATTGCCGATCAACCGCAGGAGTTTTTGTTGCAAGAGGGGGGGCTGCGGCCTTCGATTGAAACCTCGCTTCATGCGGTGTTTCCGCAGCCTGTGGTTGTGCATGTGCATTGCGTGCATACGCTGTGCATGGCGATCCAAGCCGACCCTTTGGCGGCTATTGGCACAGCGCTTGACCATTTTTCTTGGGGCTATGTGCCCTATGCAAAGCCTGGCGCGAATTTGGCCGCGCAGGTTGCGGGGCTTGTGGGCAGTGGCGAGGTCGATGTGATTGTCTTGGGCAATCACGGCTTGATCGTGGCCGCAGAAACTGTGGGCGAGGTTGCCTCGCTGTTGGCGGCTGTGCATGAGGCGTTGCGCCCGAAACAGGCCCCGTTGACGGGGCCCACGGAGATGCCTGATCTGCCCAAAGGGTGGCAGCCCGCACCAGACAGTTTGATCCGCCTTGGCAAATCGGCGGAGTTAACGGCAATGGCCAGTGCAGGCAGCCTTTATCCTGACCATGTGATTTTTTGCGGTGTTGCAATTCGTGCGGTTCCCTCTGTCGCGGATTTGCCAGACCCAACTGACCCCGACACGCCCCCCGCGATTTTGATCCAAGGGCAGGGCGCGGCCCTTCGGGCTGATGCAAGCGCAGGCGCGCGCGCCTTGGCGCAATGTTTGGGCGATGTTCTGGGCCGCACCGCCCCTGATGCCCGCCTGCATTATTTGAGTGCGGCGCAGAATATGGAACTATTGGATTGGGATGCCGAAAAATATCGGCAAGCGTTGAATGCCTGA